From the Gouania willdenowi chromosome 19, fGouWil2.1, whole genome shotgun sequence genome, one window contains:
- the atp6v0cb gene encoding ATPase H+ transporting V0 subunit cb, producing the protein MSSQSPEYSPFFAVMGASAAMVFSALGAAYGTAKSGTGIAAMSVMRPELIMKSIIPVVMAGIIAIYGLVVAVLIANGITENITLYRSFLHLGAGLSVGLSGLAAGFAIGIVGDAGVRGTAQQPRLFVGMILILIFAEVLGLYGLIVALILSTK; encoded by the exons ATGTCGTCCCAAAGTCCCGAGTATTCTCCGTTTTTCGCGGTGATGGGCGCCTCCGCGGCCATGGTGTTCAGCG CCTTAGGAGCGGCCTACGGCACGGCTAAGAGCGGTACGGGTATTGCTGCCATGTCTGTGATGAGGCCAGAGCTCATCATGAAGTCCATCATCCCTGTGGTCATGGCGGGTATCATAGCAATTTATGGCCTCGTAGTAGCAGTGCTGATCGCCAACGGCATCACAGAGAACATTACACTTTACAG gagctTCCTCCACCTTGGAGCCGGGCTCAGTGTGGGGCTCAGCGGTCTGGCAGCAGGTTTCGCCATCGGCATCGTGGGAGACGCAGGCGTGAGAGGCACGGCTCAGCAGCCCCGGCTTTTCGTGGGCATGATCCTCATCCTCATTTTTGCTGAAGTCCTGGGTCTCTACGGCCTCATCGTTGCCCTCATCCTCTCCACAAAATAA
- the nubp2 gene encoding cytosolic Fe-S cluster assembly factor nubp2 isoform X2 — translation MVGILDVDLCGPSIPRMLNVGRPDVHQCDSGWVPVYTDAQKSLALMSIGFLLDDPDEAVVWRGPKKTALIGQFVSDVAWGELDVLLVDTPPGTSDEHLAVLENLKKHRVDGAVLVTTPQAVSTGDVRREITFCKKTGVRILGIIENMSGFVCPHCSECSNIFSKGGGEELAKLTGSVFLGAVPLDPLLSASMEEGKDFSQTFPESSTFSAINSISQTLLCSLQAS, via the exons ATG GTCGGTATTCTGGACGTTGACCTCTGCGGTCCAAGTATTCCTCGCATGCTGAATGTGGGCCGGCCCGATGTGCACCAGTGTGACTCCGGTTGGGTGCCGGTCTACACAGATGCCCAGAAAAGCCTGGCACTCATGTCCATAGGATTTCTACTGGATGACCCAGATGAAGCTGTGGTGTGGAGGGGCCCCAAAAAAACAG CTCTTATTGGTCAGTTTGTGTCAGACGTAGCATGGGGGGAGCTGGACGTGCTGCTGGTAGATACTCCACCAGGAACCTCTGACGAGCATTTGGCTGTGCTGGAAAACCTTAAAAAGCATCGGGTGGACGGAGCCGTCTTGGTTACTACACCTCAG GCGGTGTCTACAGGGGATGTAAGGAGAGAGATCACCTTCTGTAAAAAGACGGGGGTGCGGATCCTGGGCATCATAGAAAACATGAGTGGCTTTGTTTGTCCACACTGTTCT GAATGCAGTAACATTTTCTCAAAGGGTGGAGGTGAAGAGCTGGCCAAACTGACTGGATCAGTGTTTCTAG GAGCCGTTCCCTTGGATCCTCTCCTCAGTGCCAGCATGGAGGAAGGCAAAGATTTCTCTCAGACTTTTCCTGAAAGTTCCACCTTCAGTGCAATCAACAGCATCTCTCAGACCCTGCTCTGCAGCCTCCAGGCCAGTTAA
- the spsb3b gene encoding SPRY domain-containing SOCS box protein 3, whose protein sequence is MTDFESEVDGRADSPTALEVMTLPGTAPVTGESFCLCGRQEELGPVQRSDSGVVSECLCGEEDQDFSWVWDEHCKSSGAFLSCDNRKVSFHSDYSCGTAAIRGTKELTEGQHYWEVKMTSPVYGTDMMVGVGTSEVNLEKFRYNFGSLLGHDEDSWGLSYTGLLQHKGDKVKFSSRFGQGSIIGVHLDMWHGTLTFYKNRQRIGVAATRLPNKKFYPMVCSTAAKSSMKIIRACHTRTSLQYLCCTRLRQMLPICPDVLNTLQLPPGLRLLLQIQLGWVFTLSTSTTSSSSEPSLEEHPEEMSLPSIPVPSPVSNLSACASLSPLSPCSSPLPDTLPYKPWCCRCPPTPPSSDYDSCCSEPEDYQCKRCRWT, encoded by the exons ATGACAGACTTTGAGTCTGAGGTGGACGGCCGGGCCGACTCTCCGACCGCTCTTGAGGTGATGACCCTCCCCGGCACGGCACCGGTGACGGGGGAGTCGTTCTGTCTGTGCGGTCGACAGGAGGAGCTCGGCCCTGTGCAGCGTTCGGATTCTGGTGTTGTTAGTGAGTGTCTCTGTGGGGAAGAAGACCAGG ATTTTAGCTGGGTGTGGGACGAACACTGTAAATCCTCTGGAGCTTTCCTCAGCTGTGACAACAGAAAGGTGAGCTTTCATTCAGACTACAGCTGTGGAACCGCTGCCATCAGAGGAACCAAAGAGCTCACCGAGGGCCAACACTACTGGGAGGTCAAGATGACCTCTCCCGTCTATGGAACAGACATG ATGGTTGGCGTTGGAACGTCCGAGGTCAACTTGGAAAAGTTCCGCTACAACTTTGGGAGCCTGCTGGGCCATGATGAAGACAGCTGGGGGCTCTCCTACACCG gtctgCTCCAGCACAAAGGAGACAAAGTGAAGTTCTCCTCTCGCTTTGGTCAGGGCTCCATCATCGGTGTTCACCTGGACATGTGGCACGGCACGCTGACGTTCTACAAGAACCGACAACGCATAG GAGTTGCTGCAACCAGGTTGCCCAATAAGAAGTTCTACCCCATGGTTTGCTCCACAGCAGCCAAGAGCAGTATGAAAATAATCCGTGCCTGCCACACACGCACCTCCCTGCAGTACCTCTGCTGCACCCGACTGCGCCAGATGTTGCCCATCTGTCCTGACGTGCTGAACACCCTGCAGCTGCCGCCCGGCCTACGCCTGCTCCTCCAGATACAGCTGGGCTGGGTCTTCACCCTCAGCACCAGcaccaccagcagcagctcTGAACCCTCTCTGGAGGAACACCCTGAGGAGATGAGTCTGCCTTCTATTCCCGTCCCCAGTCCGGTGTCTAACCTGAGTGCCTGTGCCTCCCTGAGCCCCCTGAGCCCCTGCAGCAGCCCTTTGCCTGACACGCTCCCGTACAAACCGTGGTGCTGTCGCTGTCCTCCCACTCCTCCCAGCAGTGACTACGACAGCTGCTGCTCTGAACCAGAGGATTACCAGTGCAAGCGATGCCGCTGGACATAA
- the nubp2 gene encoding cytosolic Fe-S cluster assembly factor nubp2 isoform X1, with protein sequence MEHNNGESLSQVQHVVLVLSGKGGVGKSTITTELALALRHAGKKVGILDVDLCGPSIPRMLNVGRPDVHQCDSGWVPVYTDAQKSLALMSIGFLLDDPDEAVVWRGPKKTALIGQFVSDVAWGELDVLLVDTPPGTSDEHLAVLENLKKHRVDGAVLVTTPQAVSTGDVRREITFCKKTGVRILGIIENMSGFVCPHCSECSNIFSKGGGEELAKLTGSVFLGAVPLDPLLSASMEEGKDFSQTFPESSTFSAINSISQTLLCSLQAS encoded by the exons ATGGAGCATAATAATG gtGAGAGTTTATCGCAGGTCCAGCACGTTGTGTTGGTTCTGTCGGGGAAGGGGGGAGTGGGAAAGAGCACCATCACCACAGAGTTAGCACTGGCACTTCGTCATGCTGGGAAAAAG GTCGGTATTCTGGACGTTGACCTCTGCGGTCCAAGTATTCCTCGCATGCTGAATGTGGGCCGGCCCGATGTGCACCAGTGTGACTCCGGTTGGGTGCCGGTCTACACAGATGCCCAGAAAAGCCTGGCACTCATGTCCATAGGATTTCTACTGGATGACCCAGATGAAGCTGTGGTGTGGAGGGGCCCCAAAAAAACAG CTCTTATTGGTCAGTTTGTGTCAGACGTAGCATGGGGGGAGCTGGACGTGCTGCTGGTAGATACTCCACCAGGAACCTCTGACGAGCATTTGGCTGTGCTGGAAAACCTTAAAAAGCATCGGGTGGACGGAGCCGTCTTGGTTACTACACCTCAG GCGGTGTCTACAGGGGATGTAAGGAGAGAGATCACCTTCTGTAAAAAGACGGGGGTGCGGATCCTGGGCATCATAGAAAACATGAGTGGCTTTGTTTGTCCACACTGTTCT GAATGCAGTAACATTTTCTCAAAGGGTGGAGGTGAAGAGCTGGCCAAACTGACTGGATCAGTGTTTCTAG GAGCCGTTCCCTTGGATCCTCTCCTCAGTGCCAGCATGGAGGAAGGCAAAGATTTCTCTCAGACTTTTCCTGAAAGTTCCACCTTCAGTGCAATCAACAGCATCTCTCAGACCCTGCTCTGCAGCCTCCAGGCCAGTTAA